The following coding sequences lie in one Heyndrickxia oleronia genomic window:
- a CDS encoding DUF3397 domain-containing protein encodes MGAFLSSFISIFIMLPFLGYFLSFILVKQLTRNHRRAVSIAIDITTLILIISVHFLIKGIWGQSLLWLIMLIILMIGLVFVVFYRSVRDEIEYSRVFKGFWRLNFLFFTTIYIILFVYGMTSRILDSVMS; translated from the coding sequence ATGGGTGCTTTTTTGTCTTCATTTATTTCAATTTTTATTATGCTCCCTTTTCTTGGCTATTTCCTTTCATTTATCCTAGTAAAACAATTAACAAGAAATCATCGTAGGGCAGTGTCTATAGCAATTGATATTACTACTCTAATTTTAATCATCTCCGTACACTTTTTAATTAAAGGGATATGGGGCCAATCTTTACTGTGGTTAATTATGTTAATTATCTTGATGATTGGATTAGTATTTGTCGTATTTTACCGATCTGTTCGAGATGAAATAGAGTATTCGCGAGTTTTTAAAGGGTTTTGGAGATTGAATTTTTTATTTTTTACCACAATATATATAATTTTGTTTGTTTATGGAATGACCTCAAGAATATTAGATTCTGTTATGAGCTAA
- a CDS encoding 2-dehydropantoate 2-reductase has product MKIGIVGAGSIGLLFAAYLSQRFKVTIFPRREEQAKLINNKGITVQLRQNNINQNVSATVKREEMNSQDLMIIAVKQYQLEDLLPTIQQIETKIPLLFLQNGMMHLTLINKLKHQSIFVGSIEHGALKLNETMVIHNGVGITNIASYKGPINSVQFLVKEEILNFPFRMYESHEDVLLKKLLVNAMINPLTAILQVKNGELIKNENYHKLFRELYQEIILLFPHMNQDQLLMDIISVCKNTADNESSMLKDIKAHRTTEIDAIIGYILNLAQEKGIPLPITNTLYYMVKGLEKGRDH; this is encoded by the coding sequence ATGAAAATCGGAATAGTAGGTGCAGGCTCAATTGGATTATTATTTGCTGCCTACCTTAGTCAACGCTTTAAAGTCACTATTTTTCCTCGTAGAGAAGAACAGGCAAAATTGATTAATAATAAAGGAATTACTGTCCAATTGAGGCAAAATAACATTAACCAGAACGTTTCTGCAACAGTTAAACGCGAGGAAATGAACAGCCAAGATTTAATGATTATTGCAGTGAAACAATATCAATTAGAAGATCTTCTCCCAACAATTCAACAGATTGAAACAAAGATTCCCCTTTTATTTTTGCAAAATGGAATGATGCATTTGACATTGATTAATAAATTGAAACATCAATCCATTTTTGTTGGGTCAATTGAACATGGAGCGCTAAAATTAAATGAAACGATGGTTATCCATAATGGTGTAGGAATAACCAATATTGCTTCTTATAAAGGTCCGATAAATTCGGTTCAATTTCTTGTTAAAGAAGAGATTCTAAATTTCCCTTTTCGAATGTATGAAAGCCATGAAGATGTTCTTTTGAAAAAGCTTTTAGTCAACGCAATGATCAATCCTTTGACGGCGATCCTACAGGTGAAAAATGGAGAATTAATCAAAAATGAAAACTATCATAAGCTTTTTCGAGAACTATATCAAGAAATCATCCTTTTATTTCCTCATATGAATCAGGATCAGTTATTAATGGACATTATTTCTGTTTGTAAAAATACAGCAGATAATGAGTCTTCCATGCTTAAGGACATTAAAGCTCATAGGACAACCGAAATAGATGCCATTATTGGATACATATTAAATCTTGCGCAAGAAAAAGGAATACCACTGCCGATAACAAATACCTTATATTATATGGTAAAGGGATTAGAGAAAGGAAGGGATCATTGA
- a CDS encoding acyl-CoA carboxylase subunit beta has translation MSVSNTEETISLKKDRIKRGGPEKYHEKLAIQNKLFVRERLKLLFDNGEYEEDGIFANYSAENLPADGVVTAIGKIGGQTVCVMANDSTVKAGSWGARTVEKIIRIQETAEKIQVPLLYLVDSAGARITDQLEMFPNRRGAGRIFYNQVKLSGVIPQVCLLFGPSAAGGAYIPAFCDIVIMVDKNASMYLGSPRMAEKVIGEKVSLEEMGGARMHCSVSGCGDMLVTNEQEGIEAAKKYLTYFPANFKEKSKVVEGIEPKFGRTVEEIVPKHQNAPFDMYECIEALIDENSFFEIKKLFAPEIITGLARMDGKVVGIIANQPKIKGGVLFVDSADKAAKFIQLCDAFHIPLLFLADVPGFMIGTKVERAGIIRHGAKLIAAMSSATVPKISVIVRKAYGAGLYAMAGPAFEPDCCIALPTAQIAVMGPEAAVNAVYSNKIQAIEDPKERLSYVQEMQKEYQQTIDIYKLASELIVDDVVQPNELRNVLIQRFNYYESKELTFSTRKHPVYPV, from the coding sequence ATGTCTGTTTCTAATACTGAGGAAACAATTTCACTGAAAAAAGACCGTATAAAAAGGGGCGGTCCCGAGAAATATCATGAAAAATTAGCCATTCAAAATAAATTATTCGTAAGAGAACGACTTAAACTTCTTTTTGATAATGGGGAATATGAAGAGGATGGAATTTTTGCCAATTATAGTGCGGAAAATTTACCTGCAGACGGAGTTGTAACCGCAATTGGTAAGATAGGTGGTCAAACAGTTTGTGTAATGGCAAATGATTCAACGGTTAAAGCAGGGTCTTGGGGAGCACGTACAGTAGAAAAAATCATCCGTATACAAGAAACTGCTGAAAAAATACAAGTCCCACTACTATACTTAGTAGATTCAGCGGGTGCGCGAATCACTGATCAATTAGAAATGTTTCCAAATCGACGTGGTGCAGGTAGAATCTTCTATAATCAAGTTAAACTTTCAGGAGTTATTCCACAAGTATGCTTATTATTTGGACCTTCAGCAGCAGGTGGTGCCTATATTCCTGCTTTTTGTGACATTGTGATTATGGTAGATAAAAATGCATCGATGTACCTTGGATCTCCGAGGATGGCAGAGAAGGTAATTGGAGAAAAAGTATCCTTAGAGGAAATGGGCGGTGCTCGTATGCACTGTTCAGTAAGTGGTTGTGGAGACATGCTAGTTACTAATGAACAGGAAGGAATAGAGGCAGCGAAAAAATATTTAACTTATTTTCCTGCAAACTTTAAAGAGAAATCAAAAGTAGTTGAGGGAATAGAACCAAAGTTTGGGCGAACAGTTGAAGAGATTGTGCCTAAGCATCAAAATGCACCTTTTGATATGTATGAATGTATCGAAGCATTGATTGATGAGAATAGTTTTTTTGAAATAAAGAAACTATTTGCACCGGAGATTATTACAGGTCTTGCTCGAATGGACGGAAAAGTTGTCGGGATCATTGCCAATCAACCAAAAATAAAAGGTGGAGTTTTATTTGTTGATTCCGCCGATAAGGCGGCAAAGTTTATCCAGTTATGTGATGCATTCCATATACCATTGCTATTTTTGGCAGATGTTCCAGGTTTTATGATTGGAACTAAGGTTGAAAGAGCGGGTATTATTAGACATGGAGCTAAATTGATTGCCGCTATGAGTTCTGCGACTGTCCCTAAAATTTCTGTTATAGTGCGAAAGGCATACGGTGCAGGTTTATATGCGATGGCAGGCCCTGCATTTGAGCCGGATTGCTGTATAGCTCTACCGACCGCACAAATAGCTGTAATGGGACCAGAAGCTGCTGTTAATGCGGTTTATTCTAATAAAATTCAAGCAATTGAAGATCCAAAAGAGAGACTATCCTATGTACAAGAAATGCAAAAAGAATATCAACAAACTATAGATATCTATAAATTAGCATCTGAGCTTATTGTTGATGATGTCGTACAACCGAATGAATTGAGGAATGTTCTTATCCAGCGCTTTAACTATTATGAGTCAAAAGAATTAACATTTAGTACAAGAAAACATCCTGTATATCCAGTATAA
- a CDS encoding acetyl-CoA carboxylase biotin carboxyl carrier protein subunit — protein MKEITASMAGTVLNILVNSGDKVENGQVVIMLESMKMEIPIESIDAGIVSAIKVNIGDFVNEGDVLVTIQ, from the coding sequence ATGAAGGAAATAACTGCTTCAATGGCGGGAACTGTTCTAAATATATTGGTTAATAGTGGGGATAAAGTAGAAAACGGTCAAGTAGTGATTATGCTTGAATCAATGAAAATGGAAATTCCAATCGAATCTATCGATGCGGGAATAGTATCCGCAATAAAAGTAAACATCGGGGATTTTGTTAACGAAGGTGACGTATTAGTTACTATTCAATAA
- a CDS encoding acetyl-CoA carboxylase biotin carboxylase subunit: MKKILIANRGEIALRIIKTCKQMGIETVAVFSDADSSMPFVKAADYSYRIGEAPVNKSYLNMDEIIKIALQEKVDGIHPGYGLLSENSQFSSKVQKSGIKFIGPSSETIEKMGDKINARKLMKEAGVPIVPGSVNGVKTLQEAQKLAKDIGYPIMLKASGGGGGIGMVRCEDEQALNQHYESTKNRSKAYFGSEDVFIEKCIDCARHIEVQIVGDQYGDIIHLYERNCSVQRRNQKVIEEAPSPNLSKSTQKEMYAAALKAARAVKYENAGTVEFIVDNDENFYFLEMNTRLQVEHPVTEMLTNIDLVKWQILIAQGEKLPLSQAEIDMRGHAIELRIYAEDPKTFYPSPGLITQLSWGEVEGVRIDAGYSEGLQVTPFYDPMLAKCIIFAADRDSCILKAKEFLLKTSIEGIKTNIPYLIQVLDDHNFQSGQYTTELINKMRA, encoded by the coding sequence ATGAAGAAAATTTTAATTGCCAATCGTGGCGAAATTGCTTTACGCATTATTAAGACATGTAAACAAATGGGCATCGAAACTGTTGCCGTCTTCTCAGATGCAGATTCTTCTATGCCGTTTGTTAAAGCAGCTGATTATTCCTACCGAATTGGTGAAGCACCGGTAAATAAATCATATTTAAATATGGATGAAATAATAAAAATAGCATTACAGGAAAAAGTAGATGGAATCCATCCAGGCTACGGTTTACTATCTGAAAATAGTCAATTCTCCTCTAAGGTTCAAAAAAGTGGGATTAAATTTATTGGACCTTCTTCTGAAACAATTGAAAAAATGGGGGATAAAATCAATGCGCGCAAATTAATGAAAGAAGCTGGTGTTCCTATAGTACCTGGTAGTGTAAATGGGGTGAAAACACTACAGGAAGCGCAGAAGTTAGCAAAAGATATTGGCTATCCCATTATGTTAAAAGCAAGTGGCGGTGGAGGTGGGATTGGTATGGTTCGCTGCGAAGATGAGCAAGCGCTCAATCAACACTACGAATCTACCAAAAATCGATCAAAAGCATATTTTGGATCAGAAGATGTATTTATTGAAAAATGCATAGATTGTGCAAGACATATTGAAGTACAAATAGTTGGAGATCAATATGGTGACATCATTCATTTATATGAAAGAAATTGTTCTGTACAACGCAGAAATCAAAAGGTAATTGAAGAGGCCCCATCACCGAATTTATCGAAAAGCACACAAAAGGAAATGTATGCAGCTGCATTAAAAGCTGCTAGGGCTGTAAAATATGAAAATGCAGGAACAGTAGAATTTATCGTTGATAACGATGAAAACTTTTACTTTTTAGAAATGAACACTCGATTACAGGTGGAGCATCCAGTAACGGAAATGTTAACAAATATTGATCTTGTAAAATGGCAAATACTCATTGCTCAAGGAGAGAAGCTTCCATTATCTCAAGCAGAAATTGACATGAGAGGACATGCAATTGAATTACGTATCTATGCAGAAGATCCTAAAACTTTTTACCCTTCACCCGGTCTCATTACACAATTGTCATGGGGAGAAGTGGAAGGAGTAAGAATTGATGCAGGATATAGTGAAGGTTTACAGGTTACACCATTTTATGATCCAATGCTAGCCAAATGTATAATATTTGCTGCTGACCGTGATTCTTGTATTCTTAAGGCTAAAGAATTTTTATTGAAAACATCCATAGAAGGAATCAAGACGAACATTCCATATTTAATTCAAGTATTAGACGATCATAATTTTCAAAGTGGTCAATATACTACGGAATTAATTAATAAAATGAGAGCTTAA
- a CDS encoding N-acetyltransferase, translating into MAMKVERLKVNYKTLEEFKMFKEYGVQELSMLEDLQENIIEDNCDSPFYGIYYGDKLVARMSLYERSAKYDLYFDPPQNYLELWKLEVLPNYQFKGYGKALVEFAKEFNVPIKTNSRMKSKEFWEKMGFQTVTYDMDRDLGQNPLVWYPSGVKEKKTNS; encoded by the coding sequence ATGGCTATGAAAGTTGAGAGATTAAAAGTAAATTACAAGACACTTGAAGAATTTAAAATGTTTAAGGAATACGGTGTTCAAGAGTTGTCCATGCTTGAGGATTTACAGGAAAATATTATTGAAGATAATTGTGACTCTCCTTTTTATGGAATATATTATGGAGACAAATTAGTAGCACGTATGAGCCTTTATGAACGAAGTGCCAAATATGATCTTTATTTTGATCCTCCACAGAATTATTTGGAGTTATGGAAATTAGAAGTACTTCCAAACTATCAATTTAAGGGCTATGGAAAAGCACTTGTTGAATTCGCCAAAGAATTCAATGTTCCAATAAAGACAAATTCAAGAATGAAATCCAAAGAGTTTTGGGAAAAAATGGGCTTCCAAACAGTCACATATGATATGGATAGGGACCTAGGACAAAACCCATTAGTTTGGTACCCTTCCGGTGTCAAAGAGAAAAAAACAAACAGCTAA
- a CDS encoding RsfA family transcriptional regulator yields the protein MSSTRQDAWTHDEDLLLAEVVLRHIRDGGTQLQAFEEVGKQMNRTAAACGFRWNSYVRKQYKSGIELAKKQRKEQKGKNKLSEPPLNETLHVDQKKEENGKINQHIQEVISFLQQLQNEVGINDNTEKENLILQDQIKQLQYSYQELQQRYEKQKNDYEALQKEYSSMIAILDRARKLSLQHSE from the coding sequence ATGTCATCAACTCGACAAGATGCATGGACACATGATGAAGACCTATTACTTGCAGAGGTAGTTTTAAGACATATTCGTGATGGCGGAACACAACTTCAAGCCTTCGAAGAAGTTGGGAAACAAATGAATAGAACGGCTGCTGCATGTGGCTTTCGTTGGAACTCGTATGTACGAAAACAATATAAATCTGGAATTGAACTAGCAAAAAAACAAAGAAAAGAGCAGAAGGGTAAAAATAAACTATCTGAACCACCATTGAATGAAACTTTACATGTGGATCAGAAAAAAGAAGAGAATGGAAAAATAAATCAACATATTCAGGAAGTTATTTCATTTTTACAGCAACTTCAAAATGAAGTAGGGATTAATGATAATACTGAAAAAGAAAATCTAATCCTACAAGATCAAATAAAACAATTACAATACTCCTATCAAGAACTTCAACAAAGATATGAAAAACAAAAAAATGATTATGAAGCTCTTCAAAAAGAATACTCTTCTATGATAGCCATTTTAGATAGGGCACGGAAATTATCATTGCAACATAGCGAATAA
- a CDS encoding enoyl-CoA hydratase/isomerase family protein, producing MDDFIITSHPSGILEWRINRPEKRNAVNFNVIKGLEEALDWAEKDQQVKTLVITGTGKQAFCSGGDLDEFHQLKTSEEAFSMLSKMGNLLYRLATFIKPTLALINGSAVGGGCEIATACDFRIAKKECKMGFIQGRLGITTGWGGASILYEKLPPQEAMKILLEANTYSTDQLKELGFVQEVFEKIDIHTAEDYLSHILKNHLHVLMCYKVALVSKWEHSALQSRMEKEIRNCSILWEKEEHHQAVEKFRTRKKE from the coding sequence ATGGATGATTTCATTATTACTTCACATCCATCAGGAATTTTAGAATGGAGGATCAATCGACCAGAAAAGAGGAATGCGGTCAATTTCAATGTAATAAAAGGGCTAGAAGAAGCATTAGATTGGGCAGAGAAAGATCAACAAGTAAAAACTCTTGTCATTACGGGTACAGGAAAACAAGCGTTTTGCTCTGGGGGAGATTTAGATGAATTTCACCAATTAAAAACATCGGAAGAAGCGTTTTCCATGTTATCGAAAATGGGAAATCTTCTATACCGATTAGCTACTTTTATTAAACCAACATTAGCTTTGATTAATGGCTCTGCAGTTGGTGGAGGGTGTGAAATCGCTACAGCATGTGACTTTCGTATTGCTAAGAAAGAATGCAAAATGGGATTCATTCAAGGGAGATTGGGAATTACTACGGGTTGGGGTGGTGCCTCGATACTGTATGAGAAATTACCGCCACAAGAAGCAATGAAAATTTTATTGGAAGCGAATACTTATTCAACAGACCAGCTTAAAGAACTAGGATTTGTTCAAGAGGTTTTTGAAAAAATTGATATTCATACTGCAGAAGATTATTTATCTCATATATTAAAGAATCATTTACATGTATTAATGTGTTATAAAGTGGCACTCGTGTCTAAATGGGAACATTCAGCACTACAATCTAGAATGGAAAAAGAAATTAGAAATTGTTCGATATTATGGGAAAAAGAGGAACATCATCAAGCCGTCGAAAAATTCCGTACTAGAAAGAAGGAGTAA
- the rpmF gene encoding 50S ribosomal protein L32 gives MAVPFRRTSKTAKRKRRTHFKLQVPGMVECPNCGEMKLAHRVCKACGTYKGKDVVNN, from the coding sequence ATGGCAGTACCTTTTAGAAGAACATCTAAAACAGCGAAAAGAAAACGCCGTACACATTTCAAACTACAAGTTCCTGGCATGGTTGAATGCCCTAATTGTGGCGAAATGAAACTTGCACACCGTGTATGTAAAGCGTGTGGAACATATAAAGGCAAAGATGTAGTAAATAACTAA
- a CDS encoding DUF177 domain-containing protein, translating into MNSLKWSTIQLQKYRGKSMDINETIDLTEALKNRDPQIRDVSPIHVIGNANITSEKVTFHLHITGKLILPCSRTLVDVDYPIDVHSTEIFHYQSSTSYDEEDDVEIHHTQGDVVDLDPVIIELILLEIPIQVFSEQAKDDQHLPSGTEWEVVTEDQVKQDEENKEKKIDPRLAGLAKFFDEQS; encoded by the coding sequence GTGAATTCATTGAAGTGGTCAACAATTCAATTACAAAAGTATCGTGGTAAGAGCATGGATATTAATGAAACAATCGATTTAACTGAGGCCTTAAAAAATAGGGATCCTCAAATTCGAGATGTTTCGCCTATTCACGTTATCGGGAATGCAAATATTACTTCAGAGAAAGTAACATTTCATTTACATATAACAGGGAAATTAATATTGCCTTGCTCGAGAACCCTTGTGGATGTGGATTATCCAATTGACGTTCATTCTACTGAAATATTTCATTACCAATCCTCTACTTCTTATGATGAAGAGGATGATGTGGAGATACACCATACTCAGGGTGATGTAGTAGATTTAGATCCTGTCATTATAGAATTAATCCTACTTGAAATTCCGATTCAGGTATTTAGTGAACAAGCTAAAGATGACCAGCATCTTCCTTCTGGTACTGAGTGGGAAGTTGTAACGGAAGATCAAGTTAAACAAGACGAGGAAAACAAAGAAAAGAAGATTGATCCACGCCTTGCTGGATTAGCAAAATTCTTTGATGAACAATCTTAA
- a CDS encoding DUF1697 domain-containing protein, whose product MVYIALLRGINVGGKNKIDMKVLKQTFEKAGMKDVVTYINTGNIIFSSKGKSQTELSRILEDAIHDDFGLQIKVVVRSIDDVRAIINAIPDTWKNDKDMKSDVMFLWDEIDDESILTKLVIKPIVDTVKYVPGAILWSVDKKNVTQSGMLKIIGSKLYKQVTIRNVNTARKIYELMQAQNS is encoded by the coding sequence ATGGTATATATCGCTCTTCTGCGGGGAATTAATGTAGGTGGTAAAAATAAAATTGACATGAAGGTACTTAAACAAACATTTGAAAAGGCCGGGATGAAAGATGTAGTGACATATATCAATACTGGTAATATTATTTTTTCATCCAAAGGTAAATCCCAAACTGAACTATCCCGTATTTTGGAAGACGCGATACATGATGATTTCGGATTACAAATTAAAGTTGTAGTTCGTAGTATCGATGATGTAAGAGCAATCATTAACGCCATTCCTGACACATGGAAAAATGACAAAGACATGAAAAGTGATGTTATGTTTTTATGGGATGAAATTGATGATGAATCTATACTTACGAAACTGGTCATCAAACCAATAGTTGACACGGTAAAATATGTTCCCGGTGCGATTCTTTGGTCTGTTGACAAGAAAAATGTAACCCAAAGTGGAATGTTAAAGATAATTGGATCCAAGTTATATAAACAAGTTACTATAAGAAATGTCAACACAGCTCGTAAGATATATGAACTCATGCAAGCACAAAACAGTTAG
- a CDS encoding nucleotidyltransferase: MKSTGLIVEYNPFHNGHLHHVEQARQLTNADVIIAVMSGNFLQRGEPAIVSKWTRAKMALSAGVDLVVELPYAFAVQHAKKFAFGSINILKALDCDNFCFGSESGDIDEFYQALNFIKVNQVTYEENVKKLMKTGISFPSALTNSFTMINHQGEFVDLTKPNNILGFHYIEANHELITPMKAYTIKRKNANYHDKEFSSSTIASATSIRKATFEGNQSLQKIEQYIPDSTLKAMEEYLSEYGSFHHWEQYWPFLQYRLLNISSEDLEEIYDIEEGLEHRLQKMAKESQSFQEFMNKIKTKRYTWTRLQRICVHILTNTKKNEMKKLHDKIQYIRLLGMTHKGREYLNHKKKDLPFPIISKLSSYPNEFVQLDVRAANIYAQGLKEPYRSSLFKMEYAQPPYYFN; the protein is encoded by the coding sequence ATGAAAAGCACTGGTCTTATTGTAGAATATAATCCGTTCCACAATGGACATCTTCATCATGTTGAACAGGCACGTCAATTAACTAATGCAGATGTCATTATTGCAGTAATGAGCGGTAATTTTCTCCAGCGTGGAGAGCCTGCTATTGTTTCAAAATGGACAAGAGCTAAAATGGCATTATCTGCTGGAGTTGATTTAGTAGTTGAATTACCTTATGCCTTTGCAGTCCAGCATGCAAAAAAATTTGCATTTGGTTCAATCAATATCCTCAAGGCATTAGATTGTGACAATTTTTGTTTTGGAAGTGAATCAGGAGATATTGATGAATTTTATCAAGCATTAAATTTTATAAAAGTTAATCAAGTAACCTATGAAGAAAATGTAAAAAAATTAATGAAAACTGGAATTAGCTTTCCATCAGCTCTTACAAATAGTTTTACAATGATTAATCATCAAGGTGAGTTTGTCGATCTTACTAAGCCAAATAATATCCTTGGTTTCCATTATATCGAAGCAAATCATGAATTAATAACACCGATGAAAGCCTATACTATTAAACGAAAAAATGCCAATTACCATGATAAAGAGTTTTCATCATCCACTATCGCAAGTGCAACATCTATTCGGAAAGCTACTTTTGAAGGAAATCAATCCCTACAGAAAATTGAACAGTATATTCCTGACTCAACGCTTAAAGCTATGGAAGAATATTTATCTGAATATGGCTCGTTTCATCATTGGGAACAATATTGGCCTTTTCTCCAATATCGTCTACTAAATATAAGCAGTGAGGATTTAGAAGAAATATATGATATTGAAGAAGGACTGGAACATCGTCTACAAAAAATGGCTAAGGAATCACAAAGTTTTCAAGAATTTATGAATAAAATAAAAACAAAAAGATATACATGGACACGTCTCCAAAGAATATGTGTTCATATATTAACAAATACAAAGAAAAATGAAATGAAGAAGTTACACGATAAGATTCAATACATACGACTTTTAGGAATGACACACAAAGGTAGGGAATATTTAAATCATAAAAAAAAGGACCTTCCATTTCCGATTATCTCTAAACTGTCTTCATACCCAAATGAATTTGTTCAACTAGACGTTCGTGCAGCAAATATTTATGCTCAAGGACTAAAGGAGCCATACCGATCATCTTTATTTAAAATGGAGTATGCGCAACCACCTTATTATTTTAACTAA